The Mercurialis annua linkage group LG7, ddMerAnnu1.2, whole genome shotgun sequence genome includes the window tatattaaattcttattaatatttatacacccagtatacataaaaataataatttaaaggaAACAATAGCAAAGGCAGATGTCATGATCTGTTTATTGATGTGGTCAGATTAATTTAAGAGCATACCCATTTGGACCCAACAGctgaactaaaaaaataaaggcattgttttaaaatcaagctggagtattaaattaattttagtgaCGGTTGGATTAATGATAAAGCTAGATGGCTATCATAAGTACATGCATGTCTCACAatcagttaactaatatgattttatttttcttttattaaaatttattaaaacaactTGTGTAAAAGTCTTACAATTATTCTTGTCAATTTCATACATATAAATAAACTGAGAAAATATGAATTCCAACTCATGAAAAAGATGGATATAAAAACAccttatattaatttaatttgtaaattaacCATTCAACCTGCAAaagaattaaaagaattaattagataattaaagcAAGAATGTATATTAAAATGTATATACTTCATTTGAAACATTACTAGAAAACTGATAATTGGCAAATTTATTTTAGGAAATTAAGGGTCGGTAAAATGGTCGCTATTAAGTGCAGTTAGTGAAGGAAAGGGGTTTATAGCCCGTTGCTGTTAATAATATCATTAGCAACAAGCATTAAATTCAGTCGTTAAAAGAATTCAATCTGAAAAGGATGATTTGTTTTAAACCGTGTAACAGATCCACAAAATAGTTTAAGGCCAAAACTGTAACCTTCAATAGAAATTAATCACATTAGATTTCTAGTGACGGTATTTTCGGTAGCTAAAAGTCACTCTTATGGACTAAAGCTGGTTGTAATgaatatttttaccaacaaaCAGTTTCAGTGGCTGTAAGAGATTTTTTTTCACGATATAATAGGCGATGGAAATCTACCATCATAACTAATACTTTGGCACTATATATATTGTGGCTTTAGCGACcactttttttctttaaaaacgACTAGTTTTCTAGTAGCGAAATAATAACAACtattagttatatttttatattaacaaCTTACTTGGAGCAATCCATGCTATTAGAAATTGGGAAATTCAAGTGGACATTACAATTTTTTGGAAGAGCAGCAACTTGAGAGTAAACAAATCTTATGTTCAAAGAATAAGCCATATCTTCAAGGCATTGACATATTTTCTTTGGACCTTTTCTACTTTTTTGAGCTATTTCATTCAGTTTTCTTATTCCTTGACAACATTCTAATGTTGGAGATTCCCCAAGATTTTTACTACTCAAAAAGCGCATGCACGGCATGAAGTTTCCGAATAATTTTGTGCACTGCTTGTTCTGATCCGCCATCGTTGATCCGGAGAAAAAGATAGCGAGAAAGGGAAGAACAAGAATCCAATATGACACGAGTCGTAccattttaatttgttgttttttagaATATGAGTTTTTGTTTAACTTTGGAATTTAATATTAAGCTTAATTGATTGTCAAAAGAGATTAGATCATATTTATAGATATCAAGCAAGGGTATTcttcaactaattaaaaattaactagtTTGTTAGTTCATTAATTAAGTTTGTTTTACATGTAAATTTTATGCTCCTTAAAGTGCTGAAATTCTAGctaataattttataactaAGAATTGTGTGATaccctttaatttattttcattacatTTTGAAATTAGATATTGGCGGGTGATGAAAAAAGAGAGGAAAATGTTGTTTTTTGTTATCATTAATAAGAGAAGAAAAATTAGAAGTGCCGccatttttatgtaattaatttgacTTTAacttttctaaaaattaaataatatggaAATTTCTATTCTAATCTGGACTTTCATGAACCCATATaacataatttcaatttattgatTATTGAATAATTTATAGTGATTGCTAATGGGTAGATTTTATGAGATGAGACTCTCACAAGAGTCATTATCATTAGTTACATTCATCGGATATAGCATATTTGGTTCATTTATCGAAATTATTATGTGGAACAAAACAATTACTCTTTCAACAGCtttattttgaagttttttttagtcatttgatTATAAGGATCTTTTTATTGGATTGCAAAAAAGGGAGTGTAAAAATTGAACGCAATCATGGGTTAGAATGACCAAGTCTAAGgttaattgatataaaattaaaaaatattgtcaataatcattaattaattaaaattgctaAACTTGAGTTTATTAACCATGTTGCATAAGTTCAAGAAGTTTGTGCATCCGTATGTTTGCTTCGGTTTGGAATTGGTCAAAATTGACCAATCAAAGTTCGATAAAATTTCAAACTAAATCGAACTTTAGGTTCATACAGCATTGAACTAGACTAaaaaaatttggttcggttaaaaccataattaatttttattcttattattgattttttatttaaaaacgactttaaatattcaaaaatcaCTGTCTAATAATTTACTACAtatatttattagtattttttgtctattataaaatttattaacttattaTTAGATATAATTAAGGAATGAAGACTGAAAAGgtatacataaatatatttatatattattgtttaaaaaaatgtttttttaaaattttattattcggTTTTCGGTTAAATCGATTTTCAAAATGCCAAACCCAAATTGACAACCTAAAATCAAACTTCTATGTTAATAGAAACTTAAGCAAACCGTATTAACTAAATAACCGTACCATCATTAAAATTTTGgttccatttaattttttatcacaCTTCTAAATTCAGCAACCGCGATGACCATTTACTAAAAAAGAAAAGTTGCAAACATCACAAGTATATATAAACATGTTACAATTTTCTTAATATCATTGAAGTCTATTGAGGCAATAAGCTAGGCTTATATATTACAAAATCTTATACTTGTATGGTGGATTAATCCTCCTCTTATTTATCATATATCGTATGCCATATATAATTCTCAGGCAAGCCTGCAAGAAAATTGCAAatttattagtataatcctcgaataacatcaaataaaagtataaaatcGCACATAAAATCGAATAAAAACATATCCAAATCCTTTTCAAATAGGTTAGATCTGGACTAACCGGACGGATCCACatatattttttgatgaatatacACACATATATTTACTTGGGACAATTTATGTCGTTAGAAATCGGAAAACTCAATTTGATCTTGCAATTTTTTTGAAGAGAAACAATTTGAGAGGGAACGAATTTAAGTCTCATCTTATAAGCCACAGCGCCAATGCATTGGCAAATTTTCTTGGGACCACTTTTTTTTCTGTTGGCTCTTCGATTCAGTGCTTTAATGCCAACACAACACTCCTTTGTTGGCATTTTAATATCCGCCGTCGTTAAAAATACAAAGCATGGAGTGAAGTCGTCAAGCACATGTGCGCAGTATTTATACGGACTACCCATTGTTGTCGTCGCTGATTCACAAACTAATATGGCTACAAGAAAAAGGATCTTACGCGAGGAAGATGAAAATAGAGgagacatttttttatttggatttttgttttttttttggtttgttaTATCATAAGTGAAGATGAGGCttgatgtattttatatatagtcATCATGCAAATGGTTATTGCCATTGCGTACAGTATTCTTTCTTTCATGAATTAAATAATAGCAAAGAAATTTTATAAGGCCTCAAGGTTAATAATATTGTTAGGACTTAGGAGTGTACAATATTCGGTAAAACtgaattaataattttgaaaactTTGATTAATTTTGGTTTACCGATTTTTTTCTTCGtaaattagataaattaatcgatttagataaaaaaaattaattttactgtAATTTACAATAACTTTATGAACATTGTAAAATGTACTtggatttctatttttttttaaataatctttgGCGCCTTTTTTCCCTTCAAATTTAATCATTTTAGTATTTAATgagtatattattattattttatgggcCAATGTTATAAAGAATTACTATTTAacacattttttcaatttaatcatgcTTTTTAAGTGTCATATCTGGTCGCCATCTTTTATTGTTTCCCAAATCCATTCGCCGGATCATATATAATCTGGTATAATTTTCTGAAGTGGTAGTCGAGAATTAACTTCCGTCTCAGGAAATTATACGGAagaatgagtgtcacctcaacAAGTTACAATATCTCATGTATctatttaagaaataaaataaaatttggtgcccaaatataacatttttttaaaggcgttattaaattgaaaacatGTGTAatgttgataaattttaatgacatgttaaccctttatataataaattaaaaattgaatttttttttggaaatatatatatatatatatatatacaaaactAACACTTACAAAGCAAGAAAACAgcaaaactaataaataaagcTACTCCCGTCAATGTTGGAACTGGTCAGGAAGTTCTTCAATTCACACAAAACCATATaccactaccacataagtcactttcagcaacaccGGACAAGTGTTGCTGTATGTACAAAAACTGTTGCCTTAGGTCTATTGCAACACTTTTCAAACAGCTACATTTGCGGCCGCTGCAATAGGGTTTGATAGCTATTGCAAcagtttttttatactattgtaatagaaataaaatcgCTGCAATTTTTAGCAAAGGCAACGGTTTTATACATCTACTGTAACAGTTTTGTAATGCAttttaggcaacatttatttttttaaggcaaCGATTTATATAGTActttaggcaacatttatttttataaggcaacGATTTATATAGAACTTTAGGCaacactttatttttttaaggcaaCGATTGTTATAgtaggcaacatttatttttataaggcaacAATTTGGATAGTACTTTTGGCAACACTTATATATACTTATGCAATGGTTtagctaaaattttaaataacagtTTATATAGAATACGcaacattttatatttaaagaacAAGAATTAAAAGCGGAAATTATTATTCACTAAATTTAAAAACGGAAAATATTCACTAAAATTAGAAGAcggaaaatattcataaaattcaAAGTCGGAAAATATTTCATCCATCTATTACATCATAAACAGAAAATGTTCACCAAAATGTTCATAAAAAATAACGATTATACTACTAAACATTGAACGTCTTTTTTGCTACGAAATCATTTTCCACAAATATCTTCCTGAAATCCTGCAAAACCACATAAACAATCATACTTAAAATATGCAAACATAATAACAAGATAAATATGCAAAAGAACGAGTACTTAAGGAGCTGTCACTCAAAATTGAACGCTTTCAAAATCCGATTTTGAGTGAATATTCTAAAATCACATAACACATAATAAGATATTCAAAATCACATAACACAATAAAGTAGTTCTTATCCGAGTTGAATTTTGCTTAGCAAATCATTTTCCATGTAATATCTGTATGAAACtctgcaaaaataaaatagacattCATAATTTGCAAAATCATATAACAAGGCATATACGTACAAGAAACAAATACTTACATGAAGGAACTTTGTTCGTGTCTAAACTCAGTGGCTTGAATTTGGACTCTAGAGGCCatcttcaaatttaaaaatcaaaattttatcctTGGAAACAATTTATCATATATAGCATGACCTTGGAGAATTTATCCTTACCCGAAGATAACACCTGGACTTGTCTCTTTGTTTAGTTGTACTTCACCGTTCTCTTCATCTTTACATCCTTCTAGAATCCCCAAGTAGAAaagttttttaattgaaaaactaAACTACGTGAAtcctaattttgattttgatatttgcACATGAGAATCATAAACCAAGTAACTATAGGGTCAACTTTGTCAATCTCAAGACTTGAGAATTACATCTTGGACAGTACTTTACACTATTAAAACCATCTAAACAAAAGTTCCATATCTCCACTAGCACAATAACCAAATTTCATATACTTCTCCATCCATTTAATAGATCAAAATGATAAATTGCCAAAAGAAATGCTCCTAATAGTCTAATAATGTGATCCTTTGTTTCAATGTACGAAGCGTCAAACATATTCAGAGCATAAAGCAATAAATACATTAGTCAAATACAGCAAACTACACTCATCATTGTACATTGTAGACAATTACAAATCATGCTCAAAACTCATTTAGTACTACTAATTTctatttaaacattttcatgTATTTCAAACAAGCATATGAAACATCTATCCACACATCTAGGCTCAAAAGTAAAGTTCAAAATTGGCAATCAAGTGAAGAACTAGGAAACCTGCAATAGAAGTCTGAAATAATAAGTAGAATTAACGGCTCAAAAGTACTTACACTAATATTAGGTGATGATTCCAATTGACACTCAAGCTGTTCAAGCTCTTTGGTAGTGAGAGCGCCTAATTCCTCTCCAAGAAGCTCCTTATGCATAGGAAAAAAGGTACTTTATGAATCAAGATTTGTGAACTTCATAGTAAAGCTGCAACAGTTAAAGTATGCAAGTTTGTTACCTCTAGTTTTCGGTTTCAAATACTCCATGTAGCTGCTATGCTCacaccaaataaataattaaatgataccTTCAAGTCCAACAAATACACATTAATATATTTAAGTGTCATTACTACAATAAACACATAATGTCAATGAAAAAGAGAGATTTTTTCTTacaagaggaagaagaagcaGCAGTGGTCAATGAATCAAAATGAGAAAAAGATccatcaataaaaataaatataaatatcaaaatcaaaatcacaaTTGCCATAGCAATCGCAATCAAAATCGAATGATCGAAAACCTAAAAAACAAGAATATAATTGTAAAACTCACTAGAAATACAAATAGATGTATAAATCAACCATAGCAGTAGTGGTATAATTTGTAAGCCCTAGAAGAGTGAGAAATTTAATTTAGAGAAAGGGACAGAACATGAATTAGTATTATATGTAAAAGGTATTTGAAGAAAACAGATATAACATGCTGACTAGTAATATTTTAATGTATATTAATTCACAATATCTCCATGGAAGAAACTAAGCTAACGTAATATTTGCATAACTTATAGGAATAGTGAGCACTCAATAAGCTGAAGCTAAACTTACTTTTGTTCATACTTATTCTATGGAGAGAACAATTTCTGTGTCATAAAATGGTACATAATTCCACATTTCCACTTGAATAACATTTTGATATCCTATATGACTATAAGAGCTGATggttgaaattaaaatgacgAGAAATGAATGGGCGAAGAAACAAATTACCAAAAGCTTCACTAGTTCTGGTTATAAGTTGTAGCTACATGAGTAGCTCCTCCCTGTATAATTCATTATGATAAGTGATATTGGATGAGAAAGATCACTTAAAATGAcaattaatgataataaattaatgataCAATGAAACAAACCTCGTCTACTACATTAACAACTCAAGCAacattgtcaaaattaaaattgaaagcaTCTTACAAAAGTAAAAGCAAAATCAAGATcaggataaaattgaaatcaaaatcaaaaatcaaaatcaaaatcaaaattgaaatcGACATCGACATCGAAAgcgaaatcaaaatcaaaatcaaaattaaataattgaaaacctaatatatataattaacgaTAGAAGGAAGCGTAACGTAAATTTCATGCGCACATGCTCTCATACAGGATGTGATATAATTGTTCGTGAGAAATCAAGCTCACCTTCTAAGAGCAGCGAAACCGGTGCTGGAATTGCAATAAACCTTCTTCACAGTGGTAGAGGCGGAGGAGGTGGATGAAGGTTGTTGCTGCTGTTGAAACCCTAGAAGAGAGAAAAGGAGAGCAcaaatgaaaattgaaaatctATTCCCGATAATTTTAGAATGTACAAGAGAATGGAGAAAATTAACGTTTACTAAGGATCATTGTGACTCGATTGCGACTCTGTTATCTATAATAGCCATAAATTAATACAGTAAGTTGAAATATGTGTActtatttttaagaaaaattacaGTAGTATGAAAAGTATTGctatatttatttaaactgTTATATTTTCTTAAGTTAGCGCAGTAATTTTATATCAGAGAATATCGATGAAgcattatgaaaaaattatcataatagATACTtgtaaaaatcaaacaatatcaataaaattttaagtaaaatgaaaccaaacattaaattatttactaatatattgttGAGATTTGCattgatttgatatttttagtctgattaaattatttactaattttaaaaatttataatatttaaaatataattaaatatgaggAAATAAAAGACAGcagtttaaaagtgttgctagattcaGTCTAACTGTTGCCTTTTCTTAAACTAATGCAGCAGTTTTCTATATTTGTTACCTTATGCTGTAAATTTgtgaattttgttaatttctttgCAACGGTTTTTAACTGTAACCTTTCTGTTGTCTTATATATACTATTGCAACAGTATTAAAAGTGTTGCTTTACtagtgttgctgaaagtgacttatgtggtagtgtaCTGACAAAGCATTTCCAGCAAGCTCATGGCCTGATCTGTTCACACTTCTGAAAAGTTAAACAAGAAATTAAGTACATTTTATTGTAACTATTTAAgcaataactttttttaataactaaACTTTTTTGAAAAGTATTCTATagtattttaaagatttaaccTATTATAAGATAtatgtactatttttttttacttcatcCCTAAGTGTTTTAGTTTCTTTACTTGTTTTATGCATGTACtttcgaaaataattttataaagtttttttgtttctttactgAGTTCCTGTACATTCAAAAATAGTTTTACTTGATAATTCATAATTCCGCacttttattaacaaaaaaactttataaaactgtttttgaaagtAGAAGAACCAAGTAAAGAAACAGAAACACCTAAAAATAAagcaaatttttataaaatacagGAATTTTAGGATAAATTTTGCCTAGTTTAAACTAAACCGTCACTTCAATGACAATAAGGTAGATCAGTTCCATTGCTGATTAGGTTTGTTTAAATGTAAATGTTGTGCTCCATGAATTTCGGGTTATTGCATAACTATACTATAAGAACAATTCAATTAAGTATCTCCAATTGATCTAGCagttataaaaaagaaaaaaaaacttccaTAACTAACCTTGTACATAGAATATAACTAATCTACATTTATGATTCCTCAAGTTTATTACTACAAAATCCCTACGTACATACACTAGATTTATGAACTGCCTTCATACGAGTGAATATCATAATTTAAGCGGTCGCGGGATTATAATCTAGACAAGACGACTTAGAAAGACGTAACGATCAACTCCATGAATGTATTTTGTAAACAATGATAATATCCCGGTCGATAATTCTTGCACTATTTAATACTATCTTGCTATGATTTTTCACATTAATGACATCATAAATAGTTAGCATACCTGACCCGGGATAGGATTTAATTGCATAATGTGGCAGTGCCTTTCTTTAAGTCACAGAAAAGTGGCTTGATCATCCTGAAATCTGAACTCCGTAAAGACGCATCTTTTTCGTTTGATGCGGTGATTGCACTTTTATCTAAAAAGATTAGAGTTATTAGGACAAAAAGCAATTTGCTTCCCATATTTGATCAATGAGAAACCCTAGCTAGAGTATACTTTTAAGAAGACAAAGGTGTAAatctatatatgtatatatatatttataataatctataataataataacaacaaaaaggagaaaaactTGCATGAAAAAACTACAAAGTTttaatactataattttttataaaatcaagcctcattaaatattttgaagttCTAATGAAAATTAATCTATTGCCAGATGAGAAGGGGAAAAActataaaaagaagaaaaaattgcATGAAAAAACTATCAATATAATTTCGTAATTGAGCAATTATTGTGTAATTAAGGTGACTTACAATAAAAGAAACGATCGACCCCATGAACAAGTACTCTACTATCATCATAAATATCCCAATGAGTAATTCTTGCACGATTTATCTTGCCATATTTTTGCACAATAAGTTTTCTgtcacttttaaaaaaaaaggattcTGTGTCAATATTCGGATTAAGACTAACGTAACTCAATTGAGAACCCTCCGAAAGGAATCCGGAATCGAATGCTTTCTCATCAACTCTCGACGTAACTACTTGAAGCTCGAAATCTCTAGGGTCTCGCCTTCTACTAAAGTGGGTTGCATTGTCATTAGGAATGAATATAGTGACCGTATCATGATCGGGCAATGTGATTTTGCCGTTCTTGAATTCACCGTTAGGAATGACTGACCGGAGATTATTCTCCAACATCAAGGACATGATCTTGAAATCTGAATCCCATAAAGCTTTTTTGATTTTGTCTATTTCTATCACAACTTGTTTCTTTGATTCAAAAACTGGATTTTGCTTTAATAAGATTAGAGTTAATAGGAAAAAAGGGAGGGTTGTAAAGATATGAGTTCGAGAATATGAACTGATTTTGAAACCCATAATTGCTTTAGAAACCC containing:
- the LOC126654974 gene encoding protein ARABIDOPSIS THALIANA ANTHER 7-like, which encodes MVRLVSYWILVLPFLAIFFSGSTMADQNKQCTKLFGNFMPCMRFLSSKNLGESPTLECCQGIRKLNEIAQKSRKGPKKICQCLEDMAYSLNIRFVYSQVAALPKNCNVHLNFPISNSMDCSKLNG
- the LOC126657398 gene encoding uncharacterized protein LOC126657398; the protein is MGFKISSYSRTHIFTTLPFFLLTLILLKQNPVFESKKQVVIEIDKIKKALWDSDFKIMSLMLENNLRSVIPNGEFKNGKITLPDHDTVTIFIPNDNATHFSRRRDPRDFELQVVTSRVDEKAFDSGFLSEGSQLSYVSLNPNIDTESFFFKSDRKLIVQKYGKINRARITHWDIYDDSRVLVHGVDRFFYYKSAITASNEKDASLRSSDFRMIKPLFCDLKKGTATLCN